Proteins encoded by one window of Ovis canadensis isolate MfBH-ARS-UI-01 breed Bighorn chromosome 14, ARS-UI_OviCan_v2, whole genome shotgun sequence:
- the ERICH4 gene encoding glutamate-rich protein 4 → MPGGAPPSTALSPPPAPSYPGARSLWTLLLSVTGCRSSEAMELWKQLRQAGLVPPGLGLPPRALRGVPPVEKVGQILASPGAGAGGARESLLWIWEELGNLRRVDVQLLGQLCSLGLEMGALREELVAFLEEEAEENTEEEEEDRELKGKLEGAYSPVPGHHRPPDFEMTI, encoded by the exons ATGCCAGGGGGTGCTCCTCCCTCCActgccctttcccctccccccgcccccagctacCCAGGGGCTAGGTCACTCTGGACCTTGCTACTTTCTGTTACTGGCTGCCGCAGTTCAGAGGCTATGGAGCTCTGGAAGCAGCTGAGGCAGGCTGGACTGGTGCCCCCGGGGCTGGGCCTACCCCCGCGCGCCCTGAGGGGAGTCCCCCCAGTGGAGAAGGTTGGTCAGATCCTCGCGTCCCCAGGGGCTGGCGCTGGAGGTGCCAGGGAGAGTCTGCTGTGGATCTGGGAGGAGCTG gggaACCTCCGCCGAGTGGATGTCCAGCTGCTGGGCCAGCTGTGCAGCCTGGGACTGGAGATGGGGGCACTGCGGGAGGAACTGGTGGCCTTCCTggaagaggaggcagaggagaacaccgaggaagaggaggaggacagaGAGCTGAAAGGGAAACTGGAGGGAGCCTACAGTCCAGTCCCCGGCCACCACCGCCCCCCTGACTTTGAGATGACTATCTGA